A stretch of Mycobacterium sp. ITM-2016-00316 DNA encodes these proteins:
- a CDS encoding NtaA/DmoA family FMN-dependent monooxygenase (This protein belongs to a clade of FMN-dependent monooxygenases, within a broader family of flavin-dependent oxidoreductases, the luciferase-like monooxygenase (LMM) family, some of whose members use coenzyme F420 rather than FMN.), with the protein MLEDTVGIPRGLEGTTARALENGDSCPKQDPVPLAAKVGALTRQLGIVATMSTTFYHPYALARLASTMDSLTSGRFGWNVVTSAKDEAAQNYGLDEMPEHDLRYEIADEFVELVNALCDSWEPGAIVRDREKGMYIDPSKVHDVDFVGKHFKSRGPLTCVRSPQGRPVYLQAGGSPAGRAFAAKHADAIIAWATGVEGMKEYRADIRTQAAAAGRDPDDVKVMFLFSPILGETEAEARAKVKPMSEEEIPARLKALSSNFYADFTKMDLDEPVPYFVTRGEQGSLAGFAQWGTGKTLRQCIQARSAGGASSFEAVGTPDQVADIMAAAMEEVGGDGFLFPGDGGSLTRHRIIEICDGLVPALQARGLTRTSYSHDLLRDNLRAF; encoded by the coding sequence ATGTTGGAAGACACCGTCGGGATCCCGCGCGGTTTGGAAGGCACCACGGCTCGCGCCCTGGAGAACGGAGACTCCTGTCCGAAACAGGATCCGGTGCCGCTGGCCGCGAAGGTCGGCGCGCTGACCCGGCAACTGGGCATCGTCGCGACGATGTCCACGACGTTCTACCACCCGTATGCGTTGGCGCGCCTGGCGTCCACGATGGACTCGCTCACGAGTGGGCGCTTCGGCTGGAACGTGGTCACCAGCGCCAAGGACGAAGCGGCCCAGAACTACGGCCTCGATGAGATGCCGGAGCACGATTTGCGCTATGAGATCGCCGACGAGTTCGTGGAGCTCGTGAACGCCCTCTGCGACAGCTGGGAACCGGGAGCGATCGTGCGCGATCGCGAGAAGGGGATGTACATCGATCCCAGCAAGGTCCATGACGTCGACTTCGTCGGCAAGCACTTCAAGTCGCGGGGCCCCCTGACTTGCGTCCGCTCACCGCAGGGGCGCCCGGTCTACCTGCAAGCCGGGGGGTCCCCCGCGGGGCGGGCCTTCGCCGCCAAGCACGCCGATGCGATCATCGCCTGGGCGACCGGAGTCGAGGGGATGAAGGAGTACCGAGCGGACATCCGCACGCAGGCCGCCGCCGCCGGGCGCGATCCCGATGACGTGAAGGTGATGTTCCTGTTCTCCCCGATCCTCGGCGAGACCGAGGCGGAGGCACGAGCCAAGGTCAAGCCGATGAGCGAGGAGGAGATCCCGGCGCGGCTCAAGGCGTTGAGCTCGAACTTCTACGCGGACTTCACCAAGATGGACCTTGACGAGCCGGTCCCGTACTTCGTCACGCGCGGCGAACAGGGATCACTGGCTGGGTTCGCCCAGTGGGGAACCGGCAAGACGCTGCGCCAGTGCATTCAGGCCCGATCGGCAGGCGGCGCCAGCTCCTTCGAGGCCGTCGGTACGCCGGACCAGGTTGCCGACATCATGGCTGCGGCGATGGAAGAGGTCGGCGGCGACGGTTTCCTGTTCCCAGGGGATGGCGGCTCGCTGACGCGTCACCGGATCATCGAGATCTGCGACGGGCTGGTGCCGGCGCTGCAGGCGAGGGGTCTGACCCGGACGAGCTACTCACACGACCTGTTGCGGGACAACCTGCGGGCGTTCTGA
- a CDS encoding cryptochrome/photolyase family protein has protein sequence MAQTRDDTPLWLFADQLGPATYGGEHAHREVLLVEATSALAKRRYHRQKLHLVLSALRHAAHDLDDRATLLHADTYIDALHQFKRPVLVFEPTSHAAEKFVHRLRKDGLVADILPTPTFALPRKDFQDWAGQRTRFRMEDFYRDQRRRFDVLMEGKDPVGSRWNYDEDNREPPPKKQKTLDVPAPYQPREDDIDEQVRRDLDRMDLDTVGGDGPRLFAVTPAEAKRALTRFIEHRLPAFGRYEDAIMSEDWAMSHSLLSVPLNLGVLHPLDAVEAAEQAYRDNRAPLAAVEGFIRQILGWREYMWHLYWHFGPDYTTDNNELNARTPLPDWWTDLDADAVTAQCLHHALAGVRDRGWNHHIQRLMVLGSHALQRGYRPDELTEWFATAYVDGFRWVMPTNVVGMSQHADGGLLATKPYTSGGAYINKMSDHCGDCAFDPKKRVGDDACPFTAGYWAFTHKHRDLLARNNRTRRTVSTMDRLTDLEALLEQESARDRF, from the coding sequence GTGGCGCAGACCCGCGATGACACTCCCCTGTGGCTGTTCGCCGACCAGCTCGGCCCCGCCACCTACGGCGGTGAGCACGCCCACCGTGAGGTGCTGCTGGTGGAGGCGACCTCGGCGCTGGCCAAACGCCGCTACCACCGCCAGAAACTCCATCTGGTGCTCTCGGCGCTCAGGCACGCCGCGCACGACCTCGACGACCGTGCCACCCTCCTACACGCCGACACCTACATCGACGCGCTGCACCAGTTCAAGCGACCCGTGCTGGTGTTCGAACCCACCTCGCATGCCGCCGAGAAGTTCGTCCACCGGCTCCGCAAGGACGGTCTGGTCGCCGACATCCTGCCCACCCCGACCTTCGCGCTGCCGCGCAAGGACTTCCAGGACTGGGCCGGGCAGCGAACCCGCTTCCGGATGGAGGACTTCTACCGTGACCAGCGCCGCCGCTTCGACGTCCTGATGGAGGGCAAGGACCCGGTCGGCAGCCGATGGAACTACGACGAGGACAACCGCGAGCCCCCGCCGAAGAAGCAGAAGACCCTCGATGTCCCCGCCCCGTACCAACCGCGCGAGGACGATATCGACGAGCAGGTCCGCCGCGACCTGGACCGGATGGACCTCGACACCGTCGGCGGCGACGGCCCGCGCCTGTTCGCCGTCACTCCCGCCGAGGCCAAACGTGCGCTGACCCGCTTCATCGAACACCGGCTGCCGGCCTTCGGCCGCTACGAGGACGCCATCATGAGCGAGGACTGGGCGATGTCGCACTCGCTGCTGTCGGTACCGCTCAACCTGGGCGTGCTGCACCCGCTCGACGCGGTGGAAGCCGCCGAGCAGGCCTACCGGGACAACCGCGCACCGCTGGCCGCCGTGGAGGGCTTCATCCGGCAGATCCTCGGCTGGCGCGAGTACATGTGGCATCTGTACTGGCACTTCGGGCCGGACTACACCACCGACAACAACGAGCTGAACGCCCGTACCCCGCTGCCGGACTGGTGGACCGATCTCGACGCCGATGCCGTCACCGCACAGTGTCTGCACCACGCGCTGGCGGGCGTCCGGGACCGGGGCTGGAACCACCACATCCAGCGCCTCATGGTGCTCGGCAGCCACGCCCTGCAGCGCGGCTACCGGCCCGACGAGCTCACCGAATGGTTTGCCACCGCCTACGTCGACGGCTTCCGCTGGGTGATGCCCACCAATGTGGTGGGCATGAGCCAGCACGCCGATGGCGGCCTGCTCGCGACCAAGCCGTATACCTCCGGCGGCGCCTACATCAACAAGATGAGCGACCACTGCGGTGACTGCGCATTCGATCCGAAGAAGCGCGTCGGCGACGACGCGTGCCCGTTCACCGCCGGCTACTGGGCCTTCACCCACAAGCACCGGGACCTGTTGGCCCGCAACAACCGGACCCGTCGAACCGTGTCGACGATGGACCGGCTCACCGACCTCGAGGCGCTGCTGGAGCAGGAATCAGCGCGTGACCGCTTCTGA
- a CDS encoding sulfite exporter TauE/SafE family protein — protein sequence MILIALAGVGAGAINAIVGSGTLITFPTLVALGFPPVTATMSNAVGLVAGGVSGTWGYRRELRGQWSRLRWQIPASLVGAGLGAWLLLHLPEKVFTRIVPALLILALVLVLLGPRIQAWARRRAEASGQTADHVSAARMTALVAGTFAVGIYGGYFTAAQGILLVAVMGALLPEDMQRMNAAKNLLSLLVNVVAAVAYTAVAFDRISWVAAGLIAVGSLIGGFLGAHYGRRLSPGALRAVIVVVGLIGLYRLLSV from the coding sequence ATGATTCTGATCGCGTTGGCCGGTGTGGGTGCTGGAGCGATCAACGCGATCGTCGGCTCGGGCACCCTGATCACCTTCCCGACCCTGGTCGCCCTCGGCTTCCCCCCGGTGACCGCGACGATGTCGAACGCCGTCGGGCTGGTCGCCGGTGGTGTGTCGGGCACCTGGGGGTACCGCCGCGAGCTGCGCGGCCAGTGGAGCCGGCTGCGCTGGCAGATCCCGGCCTCGCTGGTGGGCGCCGGTCTCGGAGCCTGGCTGCTGTTGCACCTGCCGGAAAAGGTGTTCACCCGTATCGTCCCGGCGCTGCTGATCCTCGCGCTGGTCCTGGTGCTGCTCGGGCCACGCATCCAGGCCTGGGCGCGCCGGCGGGCCGAAGCATCGGGCCAGACCGCCGACCATGTGTCGGCGGCCCGGATGACTGCCCTGGTGGCGGGAACGTTCGCCGTCGGCATCTACGGCGGCTACTTCACCGCGGCGCAGGGCATCCTGCTGGTGGCGGTCATGGGTGCCTTGCTGCCCGAGGACATGCAGCGCATGAATGCGGCCAAGAATCTGCTGTCGCTGCTGGTCAACGTGGTCGCCGCGGTGGCCTACACGGCGGTGGCGTTCGACCGGATCAGCTGGGTGGCGGCCGGGCTGATCGCGGTGGGATCTCTGATCGGCGGCTTCCTGGGAGCCCACTACGGGCGGCGGCTGTCACCGGGTGCGTTGCGGGCCGTGATTGTCGTGGTGGGATTGATCGGGCTGTATCGGTTGTTGTCCGTGTAG
- a CDS encoding sulfite exporter TauE/SafE family protein has translation MRSLIIFTLVGVGAQLVDGALGMAFGVTATTLLVLSNVGAAQASAAVHLAEVGTTFASGLSHWKFKNIDWALVAKLGVPGAIGAFLGATVLSSLSTEHAAPLMAAILMAIGLYVLLRFSLRTPLTFGGRGTSHSTKFLAPLGLFGGFIDASGGGGWGPVTTSTLLSQGKTAPRTVIGSVSASEFLVSVSASLGFLIGLRQEFLENWPVVVGLMVGGVIAAPFAAWLVTKVSPALLGTAVGGVIVLTNSQKLVHFFDIQWPWSTAIYSLIVVLWASLVIYAWRVTRAPRFAPEAGAVAAGDTESEAVTR, from the coding sequence GTGCGTTCGCTCATCATCTTCACGCTTGTCGGTGTCGGCGCCCAACTCGTGGACGGCGCGCTCGGCATGGCGTTCGGCGTCACCGCCACCACCCTGCTGGTGCTCTCCAACGTCGGCGCCGCGCAGGCCAGCGCCGCGGTGCACCTCGCCGAGGTCGGCACCACGTTCGCCTCGGGGCTGTCGCACTGGAAGTTCAAGAACATCGATTGGGCGCTGGTCGCCAAGCTGGGAGTGCCCGGCGCGATCGGCGCCTTCCTGGGCGCGACGGTGTTGTCGTCGTTGTCCACCGAACATGCCGCTCCACTGATGGCCGCCATCCTGATGGCGATCGGGCTGTACGTGCTGCTTCGGTTCTCGCTGCGGACACCGCTGACGTTCGGTGGGCGGGGCACCAGCCACAGCACGAAGTTCCTGGCCCCGCTGGGGTTGTTCGGTGGATTCATCGACGCCTCGGGCGGCGGCGGCTGGGGCCCGGTGACGACCAGTACCTTGCTCTCCCAGGGCAAGACGGCGCCCAGGACGGTCATCGGCTCGGTGAGCGCGTCCGAGTTCCTCGTCTCGGTGTCGGCGTCACTCGGCTTCCTGATCGGACTGCGTCAGGAGTTCCTGGAGAACTGGCCGGTGGTCGTCGGACTCATGGTCGGTGGTGTGATCGCGGCCCCGTTCGCGGCGTGGTTGGTGACCAAGGTCAGCCCGGCACTGCTGGGCACCGCGGTCGGCGGTGTGATCGTGCTGACCAACAGCCAGAAGCTGGTGCACTTCTTCGACATCCAGTGGCCGTGGTCGACGGCGATCTACTCGCTGATCGTCGTGCTGTGGGCGTCGTTGGTGATCTACGCCTGGCGGGTGACGCGCGCACCTCGGTTTGCCCCGGAGGCCGGGGCCGTGGCGGCCGGCGACACCGAGTCAGAAGCGGTCACGCGCTGA
- a CDS encoding pseudouridine synthase yields MVEQDGVRLQKVLSQAGIASRRVAERMILDGRVEVDGRIVTELGTRVDTENSEIRVDGSKVQLDDTLVYLAINKERGMHSTMSDDRGRPCVGDLVEHRVRGNKNLFHVGRLDAETEGLLILTNDGELAHRLMHPSYEVPKTYLATVVGSVPRGLGKKLRAGVELDDGPIALDDFAVVDTLPGKSMVRVTLHEGRKRLVRRLLASVGFPVESLVRTSIGAVELGDTRPGNIRVLTRKEIGELYQAVGM; encoded by the coding sequence ATGGTCGAGCAGGATGGTGTTCGGTTACAGAAAGTGCTGTCGCAGGCGGGAATTGCGTCCCGCCGCGTGGCTGAACGAATGATCCTCGACGGCCGCGTCGAGGTGGACGGTCGCATCGTCACCGAGCTGGGCACCCGGGTGGACACCGAGAACTCGGAGATCCGGGTGGACGGCAGTAAGGTGCAGCTCGACGACACCCTGGTGTATCTCGCGATCAACAAGGAACGCGGCATGCACTCGACGATGTCGGATGACCGGGGCCGGCCCTGCGTCGGTGATCTGGTGGAGCACCGGGTGCGTGGGAACAAGAACCTGTTCCACGTCGGGCGCCTGGACGCCGAGACCGAGGGACTGCTGATCCTGACCAACGACGGTGAGCTCGCCCATCGCCTGATGCACCCGTCCTACGAGGTGCCCAAGACCTATCTGGCCACCGTCGTGGGCTCGGTACCGCGCGGGCTCGGCAAGAAACTGCGCGCCGGGGTGGAACTGGACGACGGGCCGATCGCGCTCGACGACTTCGCGGTCGTGGACACCTTGCCCGGCAAGTCGATGGTGAGAGTGACGCTGCACGAGGGCCGCAAGCGCCTGGTGCGACGGCTGCTGGCCTCGGTGGGTTTTCCGGTCGAGAGTCTGGTGCGCACCAGCATCGGTGCTGTCGAGCTGGGCGATACCCGGCCCGGCAATATCCGGGTGCTGACCCGCAAGGAAATCGGCGAGTTGTACCAGGCGGTGGGAATGTGA
- the der gene encoding ribosome biogenesis GTPase Der, which yields MSEDGTWYDESDWAEGSFEDDGVEEDFAPPPVLAVVGRPNVGKSTLVNRILGRREAVVQDIPGVTRDRVSYDAQYLGRRFVVQDTGGWEPDAKGLQQKVAEQASIAMQTADAIVMVVDAVTGATTADEAAAKRLQRAGKPVFLAANKVDNERGESDAAALWSLGLGQPYPISAMHGRGVADLLDSVLEKLPEASEVAGGPGGPRRVALVGKPNVGKSSLLNRLSGDERSVVHDVAGTTVDPVDSLIELGGKPWRFIDTAGLRRKVGQASGHEFYASVRTHSAIDAAEVVVVLIDGSQPLTEQDQRVLTMVTEAGRALVLAFNKWDLVDEDRRYLLDKEIDRELAQLQWAPRVNISAKTGRAVQKLVPALETSLQSWDARIPTGRLNTFFKEIVAATPPPVRGGKQPRILFATQAASRPPTFVLFTSGFLEAGYRRFLERKLRETFGFEGSPIRINVRVREKRSVRK from the coding sequence ATGAGCGAAGACGGCACCTGGTACGACGAAAGTGACTGGGCAGAAGGTTCATTCGAGGACGACGGTGTCGAGGAGGATTTCGCTCCGCCGCCGGTGCTGGCCGTGGTGGGACGCCCCAATGTCGGCAAGTCCACGCTGGTCAACCGGATCCTGGGCCGCCGCGAGGCCGTCGTCCAGGACATCCCCGGAGTGACCCGCGACCGGGTCTCCTATGACGCGCAGTATCTGGGCCGCCGGTTCGTGGTGCAGGACACCGGCGGCTGGGAACCTGACGCGAAGGGTCTGCAGCAGAAGGTGGCCGAGCAGGCGTCCATCGCGATGCAGACCGCCGATGCCATCGTCATGGTCGTCGACGCCGTCACCGGCGCGACCACGGCCGACGAGGCCGCGGCCAAGCGCCTGCAGCGCGCCGGGAAGCCGGTGTTCCTGGCGGCCAACAAGGTTGACAACGAGCGCGGTGAATCCGACGCGGCCGCACTGTGGTCGCTGGGACTGGGTCAGCCGTACCCGATCAGCGCCATGCACGGCCGCGGTGTCGCCGACCTGCTGGACAGCGTGCTGGAGAAGTTGCCCGAGGCCTCCGAGGTCGCGGGCGGTCCAGGCGGTCCGCGGCGCGTCGCGCTGGTGGGTAAACCCAACGTGGGCAAGAGCTCACTGCTGAACCGGCTGTCCGGGGACGAGCGTTCGGTGGTGCACGATGTCGCGGGCACCACGGTGGATCCGGTCGACTCTCTGATCGAGTTGGGCGGCAAGCCTTGGCGTTTCATCGACACCGCCGGGCTGCGGCGCAAGGTGGGCCAGGCCAGTGGGCACGAGTTCTACGCCTCGGTGCGCACCCACAGCGCCATCGACGCCGCCGAAGTGGTGGTCGTGCTGATCGACGGCTCGCAGCCGCTCACCGAGCAGGACCAGCGGGTGCTGACCATGGTGACCGAGGCCGGGCGGGCGCTGGTGCTGGCGTTCAACAAATGGGATCTGGTCGATGAGGACCGGCGCTACCTGTTGGACAAGGAGATCGACCGGGAACTGGCCCAGTTGCAATGGGCGCCGCGGGTCAACATCTCCGCCAAAACCGGTCGCGCGGTACAGAAGCTGGTTCCCGCTCTGGAAACCTCGTTGCAGTCCTGGGATGCCCGCATCCCCACCGGACGGCTGAACACGTTCTTCAAGGAAATCGTCGCCGCGACCCCGCCGCCGGTACGCGGCGGCAAGCAACCCCGCATCCTGTTCGCCACCCAGGCGGCCTCGCGCCCACCGACCTTCGTGTTGTTCACCAGTGGCTTCCTGGAGGCCGGTTACCGCCGGTTCCTGGAGCGCAAGCTGCGTGAGACATTCGGGTTCGAGGGCAGCCCGATCCGGATCAACGTGCGGGTCCGGGAGAAGCGCTCCGTCCGGAAGTAA
- the cmk gene encoding (d)CMP kinase: MIALDGPAGTGKSSVSRGLARTLGLRYLNTGAMYRIVTLAVLRAGVDVTDAQRVADIADDVDLAVGYDPDEDRAFLAGEDVSFEIRGDEVTGAVSAVSAVPAVRARLVQLQRELAAGDGGVVVEGRDIGTVVLPDADVKIFLTASAEVRAQRRHAQNIANGIEDSYEAVLADVKRRDHLDSTRAVSPLRAAQDAVIVDTSDMNEAQVIDHLQELVQQRAGAHR, translated from the coding sequence ATGATCGCCCTGGACGGGCCGGCCGGAACCGGAAAGTCCTCGGTGTCACGCGGTTTGGCGCGCACCCTGGGGTTGCGTTACCTGAACACGGGGGCCATGTACCGGATCGTCACGCTTGCGGTGCTGCGTGCCGGGGTGGACGTCACCGATGCGCAGCGGGTCGCCGATATCGCCGACGATGTCGACCTGGCCGTCGGCTACGACCCCGACGAGGACCGGGCTTTTCTTGCCGGAGAGGATGTTTCGTTCGAGATCCGCGGTGACGAGGTCACCGGCGCGGTGTCGGCGGTTTCCGCGGTGCCCGCGGTGCGGGCCCGCCTGGTGCAGCTGCAGCGCGAGCTGGCGGCCGGGGATGGCGGGGTGGTGGTCGAGGGCCGCGATATCGGCACCGTGGTGCTGCCGGACGCCGACGTGAAGATCTTCCTGACGGCGTCGGCGGAGGTGCGTGCGCAGCGACGCCACGCGCAGAACATCGCGAACGGTATCGAGGATTCCTACGAGGCCGTGCTCGCCGACGTGAAGCGCCGTGACCATCTCGATTCCACCCGCGCGGTATCGCCGCTGCGGGCCGCACAGGACGCGGTGATCGTGGACACCAGCGATATGAACGAGGCACAGGTGATTGATCACCTACAAGAGCTGGTACAGCAGCGGGCCGGAGCGCACCGATGA